The Methanoculleus sp. SDB sequence TATACGAGCGTGAATTCCCGCAGGTGCCCGGCCGTTCTGGTCCACGGCTGGAAGAGCACCCCCGCCGTCTGGAAATTATTGATCTCCCGCCTTGCCGAAGAATCGATACCCTGCTGGATTTTTGATTTTTCCGGCATGGGCAATATTCATCCGGCGGCCATTTCGGCGGCATTGCGTCGCTTTATCACGGAAATGCGCATCTCCCATGGATACGAAGGGCCGGTCGACATCGTCTCGCATTCTACCGGCGGATTTATCGTACGGCATATGCTCGAAATCCTCGACGGAAAAGAGCGAAGCGAGCGGGTGCGCCAGTTTATCGGGCTTGGCCCCCCGAACAACGGTTCCTCGATGGCAGAGCTGTTCAACGATCCCGTCTACGGAAAGGAGATACTCCGGACGCTTGCAGGCGTCTTTGTTCCCCGGAGGTATGATCCCGCGGAGGATCTGATAGTCCAGGCACTCCGCCCGGGCAGCGAGGAGACCACCGAGCTCCGTGCCGCAGGAACACGCAGCGATGTGCTGTACCGGATGATCGTTACCGAAAACAGAACAATGCAGGAGGCCTTTTTCCCGCCGTTTCAGGGGAGAACCTGGGAGTACCGCAACGACGGCTGGCGCACCACCTATACCGGCGACGGCGTTATTTCGCATTCCGACGCACACCTTCCCGGCGCCGGCTTTGATATCCTGCCCGCAGAACCGTTTACCGGCACGATACCGCCGGGACGGTACTGCCATATCATGATGCCGGGCAACCCCGAGATCATCGACCGGATAGTTCTTTACCTGCGGGATCCTGCAACCCTGCCACACCGGATCTGCGAGTAACCGGACCCGGGGGGAGGCGGGCTTTTCGGTGCCCTGCCGAGAATCGGGGGGTCATTTCCTGCGCATGAACGCATACACCGCCCGGTGCGGTGCGGTTTTTCCCGGAACCCCGATGGTTTTCAGGTCAAGAATCTCGAAATACGGTGAGAAAAGGTCAAACAACTCGGTTTCCGAGGAGAAATACAGCACCGTGCCGATGGGCGTCGTCCGGTACTTTCCCCTCCCCCCGAACTGCGGGTCCGATTCGCTGAAGCAGACGGAGAGATACTGCCCGCCGGGATTGAGCAGCCGGTACACGTTTGCGACGTACCGCCCCCTCTCCTCCGGAAAGATATGGTGCAGCACCTCCCAGTCGTAGGCAAAATCGCAGGGCCCGACCAGGCCCTGCAGATCCCCGAGGATATCCGCCACAAGAAATCTGCAGGCAATCCCGCGTTCCCGCGCCTTCTCCTCCGCCATGCGTATCGCTGCCGCGGATTTGTCGATGCCGGTGACGTCAAACCCCCGCGATGCGAGATACAGGGCGTAATTTCCGGTGCCGCATCCGAAATCGATCGCCGCACACGGCCCGACGATACCGCGATCCACGAGATTCACCAGCACCGCCGGGGGATCGGAGATGTTCCAGGGAATTGTCTCCTTATCGAGCGTTGTATAGATTGTTTCCATGTCCACCTGCTTCATGAGGGGGCTCCGTGGGCAGTAGGGCCGGGCGGTGCCGACATAAACGGCACGCGAAATCCGACGCAAGGGTTACATCAACCCGCATTTATTTATAGTTCAATATAAGATGCACTACTATCAGGTGGTGATTCCATAATGCAACAGGCTGAGACACGGAAACGGTCCCCGGACGAGTGGCTGATGGTAGGCAACACGCAGTTTCTCTCCGGCCGGTACGCCGAGGCCATCAGGGCGTATGATCAGGCGATGGAGCTGTACCCGAGCAACATCGTGGTGAAAACCAACAAGGCCATTGCCGAGTACCGGCTCAACCCCCCGAAAAAGGAGAGCCCGGCGCCGGCCCCCGCAGCCGCTTCCGCCGCCGCCCCGGCACCAGCCGAAGGCGGATTCATGGGGAAAGTACGGTCCTGGCTCGGGTTCTGATCCTGTCACCCGCACAGGCACGCACCGTCCGCGTAGGATCCGAATACCGGAGGCTATACTTTTCCGGATGGTTGCTGCCTTCCCGGGCAGCCGGAGAACTGACACAAATCCAGAAAAACGAAAAATTGGCCGAAGAGGGGGCCGGATGCATCACCTCGGCCCGGGCAGCACTAAATAACAAATATTCTGAAGAGCCGGCTTTTGTGAGGTCGTCGTACAGGCAGGCTGTCTCTTTCAGCCTCCG is a genomic window containing:
- a CDS encoding methyltransferase type 12, with amino-acid sequence MKQVDMETIYTTLDKETIPWNISDPPAVLVNLVDRGIVGPCAAIDFGCGTGNYALYLASRGFDVTGIDKSAAAIRMAEEKARERGIACRFLVADILGDLQGLVGPCDFAYDWEVLHHIFPEERGRYVANVYRLLNPGGQYLSVCFSESDPQFGGRGKYRTTPIGTVLYFSSETELFDLFSPYFEILDLKTIGVPGKTAPHRAVYAFMRRK
- a CDS encoding acetyltransferase; amino-acid sequence: MNSRRCPAVLVHGWKSTPAVWKLLISRLAEESIPCWIFDFSGMGNIHPAAISAALRRFITEMRISHGYEGPVDIVSHSTGGFIVRHMLEILDGKERSERVRQFIGLGPPNNGSSMAELFNDPVYGKEILRTLAGVFVPRRYDPAEDLIVQALRPGSEETTELRAAGTRSDVLYRMIVTENRTMQEAFFPPFQGRTWEYRNDGWRTTYTGDGVISHSDAHLPGAGFDILPAEPFTGTIPPGRYCHIMMPGNPEIIDRIVLYLRDPATLPHRICE